Part of the Clostridia bacterium genome, GATATTTACTTCACCTCCTTATAATTTCGGATTGGACTATACAGGTCAGGATGACGACCATTACTGGGAGGACTATTTTGATAAGTTGTTTGCTATATTTAGGCAGTGTATAAGAGTACTAAAGTTTGGAGGACGTATAGTAGTAAATATCCAGCCTCTTTTTTCTGATTATATACCTAGCCATCATATAATAAGCAATTTTTTCATCAATAACAAGATGTCGTGGAAGGGGGAGATTTTATGGGAGAAGAATAATTATAATTGCAAATATACTGCATGGGGTTCATGGAAAAGTCCGTCTAGTCCATATTTGAAATATACCTGGGAGTTTTTGGAGGTTTTTTGTAAGGGAACCCTCAAAAAGGAGGGAAAAAAGGAAGATATAGACATTACAGCCGATGAGTTCAAGGAGTGGGTGGTAGCAAAATGGTCGATAGCCCCTGAAAGAAAGATGAAAGAATACGGACATCCTGCCATGTTCCCTGAAGAGCTTGCAAAAAGGGTGATAAAATTATTCAGCTATCAGAGCGATATTGTTTTGGATCCATTCAACGGAGTAGGGACCACTACTGCAGTGGCTAAAAAATTTAAACGTAGATATTTAGGTATAGACATCTCTCAAGACTACTGTAATAAGGCGATAGAAAGACTAAAATAATAACTAAATGTTTTTCAAAATTATGTAGGGAGGATTATAAATGTTTTATAAAAGTGAGGAGCTGGAGATGAATTCTGCCGTACGTACGGCAGAGAGGATGTGTGCTGCAGCAAGGACAGCGCCTAAAGGCAGGGGAATTGATAATATCGAAACAGCGGTGCTCACAGGTGAAGATAAGGATGAATTAGCCCGACATATGGAAAAAGTAGCTGACAGAGAAGATGTGGATTTTTTTGCAAGGGATGCTAAA contains:
- a CDS encoding site-specific DNA-methyltransferase, encoding MRVDKKDYIRIDIPFQGKTDEFTQQYIGLFNDSFPKTDIFADMDGENVIVYLNKLDFIKFKAFVKQQRAHNVRLFDQMLEKIQAIKSYNIKGSKRIYANYNAERKVKHRKKKEIKRDKMYYTRDNDFSRDKNELPDEYQNKIICGDSESELKKLPDNCIDLIFTSPPYNFGLDYTGQDDDHYWEDYFDKLFAIFRQCIRVLKFGGRIVVNIQPLFSDYIPSHHIISNFFINNKMSWKGEILWEKNNYNCKYTAWGSWKSPSSPYLKYTWEFLEVFCKGTLKKEGKKEDIDITADEFKEWVVAKWSIAPERKMKEYGHPAMFPEELAKRVIKLFSYQSDIVLDPFNGVGTTTAVAKKFKRRYLGIDISQDYCNKAIERLK